A genome region from Polyodon spathula isolate WHYD16114869_AA chromosome 19, ASM1765450v1, whole genome shotgun sequence includes the following:
- the LOC121294999 gene encoding vicilin-like seed storage protein At2g18540 — MSQQRETLCCRAAEEADSSRCEAERRRAQVETQAQQSREEKGLLVAENGKLKEEIQPLKSRLTDVQQVLAQVEKNYFESKIKLERITVEKQVLLEENRDLEREGNELRHKLKELTEESSKLREKEVSSRRRALAAEELSEKSTKAQREVEREKRLAEHERQEMANERDTWRRKHDALADILSSQEEEKSKRQNKACQANIKSYFLCVTENGQRVRILKNEDGTLRSFLEGEPVYLSTPGTEPEEPER, encoded by the exons ATGTCCCAGCAGAGGGAGACCttgtgctgcagagctgccgAGGAAGCTGATTCATCCAGATGTGAAGCAGAGAGGAGGCGGGCTCAGGTTGAAACACAGGCACAGCAGTCCAGGGAGGAGAAAGGCCTGCTAGTGGCTGAGAATGGCAAGCTAAAAGAGGAAATCCAGCCGCTGAAGAGCAGG tTAACCGATGTGCAGCAGGTTTTAGCCCAGGTGGAAAAGAATTACTTTGAAAGTAAGATCAAGTTAGAGAGGATAACCGTGGAAAAGCAAGTACTACTGGAAGAAAATCGAGACTTGGAACGGGAAGGAAATGAACTCAGGCACAAACTGAAGGAATTAACTGAAGAGTCCTCAAAACTTAGAGAGAA GGAGGTGAGCTCCAGGCGCAGGGCTCTGGCAGCTGAAGAGCTCTCAGAGAAGTCCACCAAGGCACAGCGTGAAGTAGAGCGGGAGAAGAGACTGGCTGAACACGAGAGACAGGAGATGGCTAACGAGAGAGACACGTGGAGACGTAAGCACGACGCCCTGGCAGATATCCTCAGCTCTCAGGAGGAGGAGAAGTccaaaagacaaaataaagcG TGCCAAGCTAATATCAAGAGCTATTTCTTATGCGTCACTGAAAATGGCCAGAGAGTTCGAATTCTGAAAAATGAAGATGGGACTCTTAGAAGCTTTCTG GAAGGAGAGCCGGTGTATCTGTCCACACCTGGCACAGAACCTGAAGAGCCAGAAAGGTAA